The proteins below come from a single Candidatus Hydrogenedentota bacterium genomic window:
- a CDS encoding ammonia-forming cytochrome c nitrite reductase subunit c552, with product MNLKKIGVLMTAAALAAALAAFAVTALLVNIFHRQEEARNPFMRVVQVTDETVDPAEWGKNFPMQYDQYRKTADMERTRHGGSEALPHNPTAADPRTVVTQSKIELDPRLKRMWAGYAFAIDFREERGHAYMLDDQTYTERHKKPQFGNCIHCHGSVYVPYKKLGNGDLMEGFAKMCAMPYAEARTLVEHPVACIDCHDPDTMQLRVTRPGFLEGIKAKMKAERGIDDYDPNTMATRQEMRSFVCGQCHVEYHFRTEDKRLVYPWFNGLKADQELAYYDETGFKDWTHEVTGAPMLKTQHPEFEMWSEGTHARAGVACADCHMPYMRVGGLKISDHHVRSPLLNINNSCQTCHKAPEAELLARAERIQDKTAEMKDKALGALMELIDALSAAKERGVAEGALEAARLAQRRATFLIDFVEAENSTGFHAPQEAARVLFTAMDHLRQGQMALTQPADAVPAPAPEAAPAVEAVPAPAALIRPGPKTGGLTAAG from the coding sequence ATGAATCTCAAGAAGATCGGCGTGCTGATGACGGCGGCGGCACTGGCGGCGGCGCTGGCCGCGTTCGCGGTGACGGCGCTGCTGGTGAACATCTTCCACCGGCAGGAGGAGGCGCGCAACCCCTTCATGCGGGTCGTGCAGGTGACGGACGAGACCGTGGACCCGGCGGAGTGGGGAAAGAACTTCCCCATGCAGTACGACCAGTACCGGAAGACGGCGGACATGGAGCGCACGCGCCACGGGGGCAGCGAGGCGCTGCCGCACAACCCGACGGCGGCCGACCCGCGCACGGTGGTGACGCAGTCGAAGATCGAGCTGGACCCGCGGCTCAAGCGGATGTGGGCGGGCTACGCCTTCGCCATAGACTTCCGCGAGGAGCGCGGCCACGCCTACATGCTCGACGACCAGACGTACACCGAGCGGCACAAGAAACCGCAGTTCGGCAACTGCATCCACTGCCACGGATCGGTCTATGTGCCCTACAAGAAGCTGGGGAACGGCGACCTCATGGAGGGCTTCGCCAAGATGTGCGCCATGCCCTACGCCGAGGCGCGCACGCTGGTCGAGCACCCCGTGGCCTGCATTGACTGCCACGACCCGGACACCATGCAGCTGCGCGTGACGCGGCCCGGGTTCCTCGAGGGGATCAAGGCCAAGATGAAGGCCGAGCGCGGCATTGACGACTACGACCCGAACACCATGGCCACGCGCCAGGAAATGCGCTCCTTCGTCTGCGGCCAGTGCCATGTGGAGTACCATTTCCGCACGGAGGACAAGCGGCTGGTCTACCCGTGGTTCAACGGGCTCAAGGCCGACCAGGAGCTCGCCTACTACGACGAGACCGGGTTCAAGGACTGGACGCACGAGGTGACCGGCGCGCCCATGCTCAAGACGCAGCACCCGGAGTTTGAGATGTGGAGCGAGGGCACCCACGCCCGCGCGGGCGTCGCCTGCGCCGACTGCCACATGCCCTACATGCGCGTCGGCGGCCTCAAGATCAGCGACCACCATGTGCGCAGCCCCCTGCTCAACATCAACAACTCCTGCCAGACCTGCCACAAGGCCCCGGAGGCCGAGCTGCTCGCGCGGGCGGAGCGCATTCAGGACAAGACGGCGGAGATGAAGGACAAGGCGCTCGGCGCCCTCATGGAGCTGATTGACGCCCTGTCCGCCGCCAAGGAGCGGGGCGTGGCCGAGGGCGCGCTGGAGGCGGCCCGCCTGGCCCAGCGCCGCGCCACCTTCCTCATTGACTTTGTGGAGGCGGAAAACTCAACGGGCTTCCACGCCCCGCAGGAGGCCGCCCGCGTGCTCTTCACCGCCATGGACCACCTGCGCCAGGGGCAGATGGCACTGACACAGCCAGCGGACGCCGTGCCGGCCCCCGCGCCGGAGGCCGCCCCCGCCGTGGAGGCGGTGCCGGCCCCCGCAGCGCTCATAAGACCTGGACCAAAAACGGGGGGCTTGACAGCTGCGGGATGA
- the nrfH gene encoding cytochrome c nitrite reductase small subunit produces MGKWVIVPACLVALFGGLGLGVGGFTFVYAKGFSYVSNDPAVCANCHVMRAHLDAWQKGSHHAVAVCNDCHTPHNFFGKYLTKGLNGFNHSLAFTTGNFPDNILIKKRNRAVTEQACRDCHAPMVREIDAFGHGPQALDCIRCHSEVGHME; encoded by the coding sequence ATGGGAAAGTGGGTTATTGTACCGGCCTGTCTCGTGGCCCTGTTTGGGGGGCTGGGGCTGGGCGTGGGCGGGTTCACCTTCGTGTATGCGAAGGGATTCTCCTATGTGTCCAATGATCCCGCGGTCTGCGCCAACTGCCATGTGATGCGGGCGCACCTGGACGCCTGGCAGAAGGGAAGCCACCACGCGGTGGCGGTGTGCAACGACTGCCACACGCCCCACAACTTCTTCGGAAAGTACCTGACGAAGGGGCTGAACGGCTTCAACCACAGCCTGGCGTTCACCACGGGCAACTTCCCCGACAACATCCTGATCAAAAAGAGAAACCGCGCCGTGACGGAGCAGGCCTGCCGGGACTGCCATGCCCCGATGGTGCGGGAGATTGACGCGTTCGGACACGGCCCCCAGGCGCTGGACTGCATCCGGTGCCACAGCGAGGTCGGCCACATGGAATAG
- a CDS encoding AAA family ATPase: MPEVNLDKVSTRKTARVIVVRGAPGVGKTTVAKKIRAMLKTRKKAHISIDQLQECDLRGPSKDKMKLGIYHAALMVRSFVREGFDVIVDYVFDIPSDLEFFVENVFRSHSGPVAPTFVQVFYLDAPYETVRRRNTERALVMNEGLLKKLHKACDKTKSCLVGETIIDTATLSPINTARAIVNQCQGLSSPGKKSHIQVD; the protein is encoded by the coding sequence ATGCCAGAAGTTAACTTAGACAAAGTAAGTACAAGAAAGACGGCACGCGTGATTGTGGTTCGCGGGGCACCAGGAGTCGGAAAGACGACTGTTGCAAAGAAAATACGGGCCATGTTGAAGACGCGTAAAAAGGCACATATCAGCATTGATCAACTTCAAGAGTGTGATTTGCGCGGCCCCAGCAAGGACAAGATGAAGCTTGGGATTTACCATGCCGCCTTGATGGTTCGAAGTTTTGTTCGTGAAGGATTTGATGTCATTGTGGACTATGTGTTTGATATCCCTAGTGACCTTGAGTTCTTTGTAGAAAATGTCTTTCGAAGTCATTCGGGGCCGGTAGCACCGACTTTTGTCCAAGTGTTCTATCTCGATGCGCCCTACGAAACAGTTCGGCGCCGGAACACGGAGCGCGCGCTTGTCATGAATGAAGGCCTCCTGAAGAAACTCCACAAGGCATGTGATAAGACAAAGTCTTGCCTTGTGGGAGAGACTATCATCGACACCGCCACACTTAGTCCAATTAACACCGCAAGAGCCATTGTCAACCAATGTCAAGGATTGAGTTCTCCTGGGAAGAAATCACACATCCAAGTCGACTAG